A section of the Thermococcus sp. 21S7 genome encodes:
- a CDS encoding ribonuclease P protein component 1, protein MRRNGQEGKDRAPGGPQRKGQEVARRPWIFRGPDRNRVNQKNIIWSELIGLKAKIIRASHPELVGIEGYVLDETRNTLTIGGERVWVIPKDVVEIEFEVGGKRIRINGKELIGRPEMRLKKRWRK, encoded by the coding sequence ATGCGGCGGAACGGTCAAGAAGGGAAGGATAGAGCTCCAGGGGGACCACAGAGAAAGGGTCAAGAAGTTGCTCGGAGACCTTGGATTTTCAGAGGACCTGATAGAAATCGAGTGAATCAGAAAAACATCATCTGGAGCGAGCTCATAGGGCTGAAAGCAAAAATTATAAGGGCATCTCATCCAGAGCTGGTTGGCATCGAGGGCTACGTCCTTGACGAGACGAGGAACACCCTCACCATCGGCGGTGAGAGGGTCTGGGTTATCCCGAAGGACGTGGTGGAGATTGAGTTTGAAGTTGGCGGTAAAAGGATCCGAATCAACGGAAAAGAGCTGATTGGAAGACCCGAGATGAGATTGAAGAAGAGGTGGCGAAAATGA
- a CDS encoding 30S ribosomal protein S19, giving the protein MARKKEFKYRGYSFEELLNMSLEDFAKLLPSRQRRSLRRGLSPEQKKLLRKIRLAKKGKYKKPIRTHSRDMVILPEMVGMTIHVYNGKEFVPIEIKEEMIGHYLGEFALTRKIVQHGSPGVGATRSSMFVAIK; this is encoded by the coding sequence ATGGCGAGAAAGAAGGAGTTTAAGTACAGGGGTTACAGCTTCGAGGAACTGCTCAACATGTCACTTGAGGACTTTGCCAAGCTCCTCCCGAGCAGGCAGAGGAGGAGCCTCAGGAGGGGCCTCAGCCCGGAGCAGAAGAAGCTCCTCAGGAAGATAAGGCTTGCCAAGAAGGGCAAGTACAAGAAGCCCATAAGGACCCACAGCAGGGACATGGTCATTCTCCCCGAGATGGTCGGCATGACCATCCACGTCTACAACGGAAAGGAGTTCGTCCCGATAGAGATCAAGGAGGAAATGATAGGCCACTACCTCGGCGAGTTTGCCCTCACGAGGAAGATAGTCCAGCACGGCTCGCCTGGTGTCGGTGCGACCAGGTCGTCAATGTTCGTGGCCATCAAGTGA
- the yciH gene encoding stress response translation initiation inhibitor YciH, translating to MLFKEVLKEQQRIRVYIEKARYGKLKTIIEGIDEKEFDLEDIAKKLKAKLACGGTVKKGRIELQGDHRERVKKLLGDLGFSEDLIEIE from the coding sequence ATGCTCTTTAAGGAGGTCCTGAAGGAGCAGCAGAGAATTAGAGTTTACATAGAGAAGGCCCGCTACGGAAAGCTTAAAACCATAATCGAGGGCATAGACGAAAAGGAGTTTGACCTCGAAGATATAGCAAAGAAGCTGAAGGCGAAGCTGGCATGCGGCGGAACGGTCAAGAAGGGAAGGATAGAGCTCCAGGGGGACCACAGAGAAAGGGTCAAGAAGTTGCTCGGAGACCTTGGATTTTCAGAGGACCTGATAGAAATCGAGTGA
- a CDS encoding 30S ribosomal protein S14 has translation MAKADYNKRKPRKFGKGARRCMRCGQYGPIIRIHGLMLCRHCFREIAPKLGFKKYE, from the coding sequence ATGGCGAAGGCTGACTACAACAAGAGGAAGCCCAGGAAGTTTGGGAAGGGTGCGAGAAGGTGCATGCGCTGCGGCCAGTACGGCCCGATAATCAGGATACACGGCCTTATGCTCTGCAGACACTGCTTTAGAGAGATAGCCCCCAAGCTGGGCTTTAAGAAGTACGAGTGA
- a CDS encoding 50S ribosomal protein L5: MQINREAILADWEAHPMRKPRIAKVTINIGVGESGERLTKAEKMLEGLVGQKPIRRRAKQTNKDFGIRRGEPIAVKVTLRGEKAEEMLRRLLAAVDNKLKATNFDEHGNFCFGIDEHINIPGVEYDPEIGIFGMDVCVTLERPGFRVAKRKRQRKKIPNRHKLTKEEGIVFAMEEFKVTVEGL; encoded by the coding sequence ATGCAGATCAACAGAGAGGCTATCCTTGCAGACTGGGAAGCTCACCCGATGAGGAAGCCCAGAATTGCCAAGGTCACCATAAACATTGGAGTTGGCGAGAGCGGTGAGAGGCTCACCAAGGCCGAGAAGATGCTGGAGGGGCTCGTCGGCCAGAAGCCGATAAGGAGAAGGGCCAAGCAGACCAACAAGGACTTCGGAATCAGGCGCGGAGAGCCGATAGCCGTCAAGGTCACCCTCCGCGGCGAGAAGGCGGAGGAGATGCTCAGGAGACTCCTCGCGGCTGTGGACAACAAGCTCAAAGCGACCAACTTTGACGAGCACGGCAACTTCTGCTTTGGAATAGACGAGCACATCAACATACCGGGCGTCGAGTACGACCCAGAGATAGGCATCTTCGGTATGGACGTCTGCGTCACCCTTGAGAGGCCCGGCTTCAGGGTCGCCAAGAGGAAGAGGCAGAGGAAGAAGATACCGAACAGGCACAAGCTGACCAAGGAGGAAGGTATCGTCTTCGCTATGGAGGAGTTTAAGGTTACCGTGGAGGGATTGTGA
- a CDS encoding 30S ribosomal protein S4e, translating into MARKGAKRHLKRLAAPNQWYISRKTYKWAVRPRPGPHSMRTSIPLLYIVRDYLGYAKTAREARKILNEGKILVDGRVRKDYKFPVGIMDVISIPETGEHYRVLPNRIGKLILHPISEKEANIKPLRISNKRMVKGAKVQLNLHDGSNHLVTMDEKDKYRTAYTVLMRVPDREVIEVIPFEVGAYVFVTQGKNVARKGKVVEVRGFPMGWPDVVTIEDENGELFDTLKEYAFVVGKDKPEISLP; encoded by the coding sequence ATGGCGAGGAAAGGAGCCAAGAGGCACCTTAAGAGGCTTGCCGCTCCGAATCAGTGGTACATCTCAAGGAAGACCTACAAGTGGGCGGTCAGGCCGAGACCGGGTCCGCACAGCATGAGGACCTCGATTCCGCTGCTCTACATAGTCAGGGACTACCTCGGCTACGCCAAGACCGCTCGCGAGGCGAGGAAGATTCTCAACGAGGGCAAGATACTCGTTGACGGCCGCGTTAGGAAGGACTACAAGTTCCCGGTCGGAATCATGGACGTGATTTCCATCCCCGAGACCGGTGAGCACTACAGGGTTCTCCCGAACAGGATTGGCAAGCTCATACTCCACCCGATAAGCGAGAAGGAAGCCAACATCAAGCCGCTCAGGATAAGCAACAAGCGCATGGTCAAGGGAGCCAAGGTCCAGCTCAACCTCCACGACGGAAGCAACCACCTCGTCACCATGGACGAGAAGGACAAGTACAGGACGGCCTACACCGTCCTCATGAGGGTACCTGACAGGGAGGTCATCGAGGTCATCCCGTTCGAGGTTGGAGCTTACGTCTTCGTTACCCAGGGTAAGAACGTTGCGAGGAAGGGTAAGGTCGTCGAGGTCAGGGGATTCCCAATGGGATGGCCGGACGTCGTCACAATCGAGGACGAGAACGGCGAGCTCTTCGACACTCTGAAGGAGTACGCCTTCGTCGTTGGTAAGGACAAGCCGGAGATTTCCCTTCCGTGA
- a CDS encoding 30S ribosomal protein S3, which produces MAIERYFIKEGVKEMLIDEYLEKELRRAGYGGIDIKKTPLGTKVVIFAANPGYVIGRGGRRIRELTRTLERKFNLENPQIEVEEIKNPYLNAKVQAVRLAQALERGIHFRRAAYSAIRAIMRNGARGVEIRLSGKLTGERAKSVRFYQGYLAKVGNPAETLVSKGYAQAKLKLGVIGVKVSIMPPDAKLPDEIEVIEKPVEEEVSTNEAE; this is translated from the coding sequence TTGGCGATCGAGAGATACTTCATCAAGGAAGGCGTTAAGGAGATGCTCATCGACGAGTACCTTGAGAAGGAGCTTAGGCGCGCCGGCTACGGCGGAATAGACATCAAAAAGACCCCCCTTGGAACCAAGGTCGTCATCTTCGCCGCCAACCCCGGCTACGTCATAGGCAGGGGTGGAAGGCGCATTAGGGAGCTCACTAGAACCCTCGAAAGGAAGTTCAACCTTGAGAACCCGCAGATCGAGGTTGAGGAGATAAAGAACCCCTACCTCAACGCCAAGGTCCAGGCCGTCAGGCTCGCCCAGGCCCTTGAGAGGGGCATCCACTTCAGGAGGGCAGCCTACTCGGCCATCAGGGCTATCATGAGGAACGGCGCCAGGGGCGTTGAGATTCGCCTGAGCGGAAAGCTCACCGGTGAGAGGGCCAAGAGCGTCAGGTTCTACCAGGGCTATCTCGCCAAGGTCGGAAACCCGGCCGAGACCCTCGTCAGCAAGGGCTACGCCCAGGCCAAGCTCAAGCTCGGTGTCATTGGAGTTAAGGTCTCCATCATGCCGCCCGACGCCAAGCTCCCGGATGAGATAGAGGTTATAGAGAAGCCCGTCGAGGAAGAGGTGAGCACCAATGAAGCCGAGTGA
- the rplV gene encoding 50S ribosomal protein L22, protein MSRGRFSYSFQNFDPDRMARASGRDLRISPKHSVELLREIRGMMLNDALRYLDDVIALKRPVPMRRFNDSQGHKPGRGFGPGRYPVKVAKAVKKVLLNAKNNAEQKGLDPDRLKIIHAAAQRGPVLRGYIPRAFGRATPFNEQTTHIEIVVEEVRR, encoded by the coding sequence ATGAGCAGGGGCAGGTTTTCCTACTCATTCCAAAATTTTGACCCGGACAGGATGGCTCGTGCCAGCGGAAGGGACCTTAGGATATCCCCGAAGCACAGCGTCGAGCTCCTCAGGGAGATAAGGGGTATGATGCTCAACGACGCGCTTCGCTACCTCGACGACGTTATAGCGCTCAAGAGACCGGTTCCGATGAGGCGCTTCAACGACAGCCAGGGTCACAAGCCTGGCAGGGGCTTCGGTCCAGGTCGCTACCCTGTTAAGGTCGCCAAGGCCGTCAAGAAGGTCCTCCTCAACGCCAAGAACAACGCCGAGCAGAAGGGCCTCGACCCGGACAGGCTCAAGATAATCCACGCGGCTGCCCAGCGCGGTCCAGTGCTTCGCGGATACATCCCGAGGGCCTTTGGAAGGGCCACACCGTTCAACGAGCAGACCACTCACATCGAGATAGTCGTTGAGGAAGTTAGGAGGTGA
- the rplX gene encoding 50S ribosomal protein L24 — protein MKLKTRQPKKQRKFLYNAPLHLRSKIMAATLSPELRNKYGVRSLPIREGDKVRVMRGDFKGKEGKVLEVDLKRYRIHIEGVTQKKVDGTEVFYPVHPSNVMIIDLNLEDEKREKIINRRAG, from the coding sequence ATGAAGTTGAAGACGAGACAGCCCAAGAAGCAGAGGAAGTTCCTCTACAACGCTCCCCTTCACCTTAGGAGCAAGATAATGGCCGCCACCCTGAGCCCGGAGCTCAGGAACAAGTACGGCGTGAGGAGCCTTCCGATCAGGGAGGGCGACAAGGTTCGCGTTATGCGCGGCGACTTCAAGGGCAAGGAAGGCAAGGTCCTTGAGGTTGACCTCAAGAGGTACAGGATACACATCGAGGGGGTCACCCAGAAGAAGGTCGACGGAACCGAAGTCTTCTACCCGGTTCACCCGTCGAACGTTATGATAATAGACCTCAACCTTGAGGACGAGAAGAGGGAGAAGATAATTAATAGGAGGGCTGGTTGA
- a CDS encoding 50S ribosomal protein L3, with protein MGKIHRPRRGSLAYSPRKRAKSIVPRIRKWPQDSEVRMLGFAGYKAGMTHILMIDDRPGLTKGKEIFMPVTVVEVPPLFVYGIRAYRQGYLGLETATEVWFHELNDYVRRRIKTLPKNYDEEAFKAKLGQLEDLVNDGEIVDVRLLVHTQPWLIKLKKKPEVMEYAIGGDDVKAKFEYAKEKIGKELRASEVLHEGELLDVIAVTKGKGTQGPVKRWGIKIQFHKAQRAGKARHVGNLGPWHPTRVMWTVPQAGQMGFHHRTEFNKRLIAIGENGKLKLDEKNEIDVTPKGGFPHYGVIRSDFLMIQGTVPGAFKRIIRVRPAIRPPKKKPPVERPQITYVSRESKQ; from the coding sequence ATGGGAAAAATACACAGGCCAAGGAGAGGTTCACTGGCTTACTCCCCTAGAAAGAGGGCCAAGAGTATAGTCCCGAGAATCAGGAAGTGGCCACAGGACAGCGAAGTCAGGATGCTTGGTTTCGCCGGCTACAAGGCTGGCATGACCCACATCCTCATGATAGACGACAGGCCAGGGCTCACCAAGGGTAAGGAGATCTTCATGCCGGTCACGGTGGTCGAGGTCCCGCCGCTCTTCGTCTACGGCATCAGGGCCTACAGGCAGGGCTACCTTGGACTTGAAACCGCCACCGAGGTCTGGTTCCACGAGCTCAACGACTACGTCAGGAGAAGGATAAAGACCCTGCCGAAGAACTACGACGAGGAGGCCTTCAAGGCCAAGCTCGGTCAGCTTGAGGACCTTGTCAACGACGGCGAGATCGTCGACGTCCGCCTTCTCGTCCACACCCAGCCGTGGCTCATCAAGCTCAAGAAGAAGCCCGAGGTCATGGAGTACGCCATCGGTGGCGACGACGTCAAGGCCAAGTTCGAGTACGCCAAGGAGAAGATAGGCAAGGAGCTCCGCGCGAGCGAGGTTCTCCACGAGGGTGAGCTCCTCGACGTCATAGCGGTCACCAAGGGTAAGGGAACCCAGGGTCCGGTCAAGCGCTGGGGAATCAAGATACAGTTCCACAAGGCCCAGAGGGCTGGCAAGGCCAGGCACGTCGGTAACCTCGGTCCGTGGCACCCGACCAGGGTCATGTGGACCGTCCCGCAGGCCGGTCAGATGGGCTTCCACCACAGGACCGAGTTCAACAAGAGGCTCATAGCCATAGGTGAGAACGGCAAGCTCAAGCTCGACGAGAAGAACGAGATAGATGTCACTCCGAAGGGTGGCTTCCCGCACTACGGCGTCATAAGGAGCGACTTCCTCATGATACAGGGTACCGTTCCGGGAGCCTTCAAGAGGATCATCAGGGTCAGGCCGGCTATAAGGCCGCCGAAGAAGAAGCCGCCGGTTGAGAGGCCGCAGATAACCTACGTCAGTAGGGAATCCAAGCAGTGA
- a CDS encoding 50S ribosomal protein L2: protein MGKSLIQQRRGKGTTTFRAPSHRYRGAVRYVPLNLTKEKTLVGKVVEILHDPGRTAPVARVKFENGMEKLIIAPEGILVGEEIAIGPNAPIKIGNTLPLAMIPEGSYVYDIEGVPGDGGKYVRAGGAYALVVSREKDKVIVQLPSGELKQFKPTCRATIGVVAGGGRLEKPIVKAGKAYYIAKARNRFWPKPRGVKMNAVNHPHGGKEHHIGRPSTVSRRAPPGRKVGHIAARRTGRRK, encoded by the coding sequence ATGGGAAAGAGTTTGATTCAGCAGAGGAGAGGTAAGGGAACCACGACCTTTAGGGCCCCCTCCCACAGGTACAGGGGTGCCGTCAGGTACGTTCCGCTCAACCTTACCAAGGAGAAGACCCTCGTCGGCAAGGTCGTCGAGATACTCCACGACCCGGGAAGGACCGCTCCAGTGGCTCGCGTTAAGTTCGAGAACGGCATGGAGAAGCTTATCATAGCCCCTGAGGGAATCCTCGTCGGCGAGGAGATAGCCATCGGGCCGAACGCTCCAATCAAGATCGGCAACACCCTCCCGCTTGCCATGATACCGGAGGGAAGCTACGTCTACGACATCGAGGGAGTTCCGGGCGACGGCGGCAAGTACGTTAGAGCAGGCGGTGCCTACGCCCTCGTCGTCAGCAGGGAGAAGGACAAGGTCATAGTCCAGCTCCCGAGCGGTGAGCTCAAGCAGTTCAAGCCGACCTGCAGGGCCACCATAGGCGTTGTCGCCGGCGGCGGAAGGCTTGAGAAACCAATCGTTAAGGCGGGTAAGGCCTACTACATCGCCAAGGCCAGGAACAGGTTCTGGCCGAAGCCGAGGGGCGTTAAGATGAACGCCGTCAACCACCCGCACGGTGGTAAGGAGCACCACATCGGCAGGCCGAGCACCGTTTCGAGGCGCGCCCCGCCCGGAAGGAAGGTCGGTCACATAGCCGCGAGAAGAACTGGTAGGAGGAAGTGA
- the rpmC gene encoding 50S ribosomal protein L29, producing the protein MKPSEIREMSIEEIEKKLRELRLELAKERGVLTMGASLENPMVIRNIRRDIARLLTIRKEKLREKR; encoded by the coding sequence ATGAAGCCGAGTGAGATTAGGGAGATGAGCATCGAGGAGATCGAGAAGAAGCTCAGGGAGCTCCGCCTTGAACTCGCCAAGGAGAGGGGTGTGCTCACCATGGGGGCCTCGCTTGAGAACCCCATGGTCATCCGGAACATCAGGCGCGATATCGCGCGCCTGCTGACCATAAGGAAGGAGAAGCTTAGGGAGAAAAGGTGA
- a CDS encoding 30S ribosomal protein S17, with the protein MREIGLKVQPPAEKCDDPHCPWHGHLKIHGRYFEGIVVSDKGKKTVVVERQHYHYLKKYERYELRRSKVHAHNPECIDAKVGDKVLIAETRPISKTKSWVVVAVTKRAGER; encoded by the coding sequence ATGAGAGAGATTGGATTGAAGGTTCAGCCTCCCGCTGAGAAGTGCGACGACCCGCACTGCCCCTGGCACGGGCACCTCAAGATACACGGCAGATACTTCGAGGGAATAGTCGTCAGCGACAAGGGCAAAAAGACCGTCGTCGTCGAGAGGCAGCACTACCACTACCTCAAAAAATACGAGAGGTATGAGCTCAGAAGGAGCAAGGTTCACGCTCACAACCCGGAGTGCATAGACGCCAAGGTCGGCGACAAGGTTCTCATAGCCGAGACCAGGCCGATAAGCAAGACCAAGAGCTGGGTTGTCGTTGCAGTCACCAAGAGGGCTGGCGAGAGGTGA
- the rpl4p gene encoding 50S ribosomal protein L4, whose translation MKVKVFNLEGEPVEEIELPKVFATPFRPDLIRRAVIASWTHRIQPQGRDPMAGKRRVTENIGKGHGMARVERIKTSPRFAAFVPFARGGRRTHPPKVEKVIWEGINKKERRLAIMSAIAATANYDLVRARGHIVDNVPQVPIVVTDDLEKVFKTAQTREIFKKLGVWDDIERAKKNTKIRAGKGKMRGRRYKKAKGPLIVVAKNEGIVQGARNHPGVDVVTVENLSAELLAPGTHPGRLTLWTRGAIERLREIYG comes from the coding sequence ATGAAGGTTAAGGTTTTCAATCTCGAAGGCGAGCCTGTGGAGGAGATAGAGCTTCCGAAGGTCTTTGCCACTCCGTTCAGGCCCGACCTCATCAGGAGGGCTGTCATCGCCTCATGGACCCACAGGATACAGCCGCAGGGCAGGGACCCGATGGCCGGCAAGAGAAGGGTCACCGAGAACATCGGAAAGGGCCACGGAATGGCCAGGGTTGAGAGGATAAAGACCTCCCCGAGGTTTGCCGCCTTCGTCCCCTTCGCGAGGGGCGGAAGAAGAACCCACCCGCCCAAGGTTGAGAAGGTCATCTGGGAGGGCATCAACAAGAAGGAGCGCAGGCTGGCCATAATGAGCGCCATCGCCGCAACCGCTAACTACGACCTCGTCAGGGCCAGGGGCCACATCGTTGACAACGTCCCGCAGGTTCCGATAGTCGTCACCGACGACCTTGAGAAGGTCTTCAAGACCGCCCAGACCAGGGAGATATTCAAGAAGCTCGGCGTCTGGGACGACATCGAGAGAGCTAAGAAGAACACCAAGATAAGGGCAGGTAAGGGCAAGATGCGCGGAAGGCGCTACAAGAAGGCCAAGGGACCGCTCATCGTCGTGGCTAAGAACGAGGGAATCGTCCAGGGAGCGAGGAACCACCCGGGCGTTGACGTCGTCACCGTCGAGAACCTCAGTGCCGAGCTGCTCGCTCCGGGTACCCACCCCGGAAGGCTTACCCTCTGGACGAGGGGAGCCATAGAGAGGCTTAGGGAGATTTACGGGTGA
- a CDS encoding 50S ribosomal protein L14, with protein sequence MAKKGAGATRGISPVRPTRALPIGAYLKVADNSGAKVIQIIGVVGYKGTRRRLASAGVGDMVIAAVKKGRPDIRHQVVRAVVVRQRKEYRRLDGMRVKFEDNAAAIVTPEGVPRGTEIRGAIAREAAERWVRLGSIASIVL encoded by the coding sequence ATGGCGAAGAAGGGTGCAGGTGCTACAAGAGGTATTAGCCCGGTCAGGCCGACTCGCGCTCTTCCGATAGGCGCTTACCTCAAGGTCGCCGACAACAGCGGCGCCAAGGTCATCCAGATAATCGGCGTCGTTGGCTACAAGGGCACCAGGAGGAGGCTTGCCTCGGCCGGTGTCGGCGACATGGTCATCGCCGCCGTCAAGAAGGGAAGGCCGGACATCAGGCACCAGGTGGTTAGGGCCGTCGTCGTCAGGCAGAGGAAGGAGTACAGACGCCTTGATGGCATGCGCGTCAAGTTCGAGGACAACGCGGCAGCGATAGTCACCCCGGAGGGTGTCCCGAGGGGAACCGAAATCAGGGGTGCCATAGCCAGGGAGGCCGCCGAGCGCTGGGTAAGGCTCGGAAGCATAGCGAGCATAGTGTTGTGA
- a CDS encoding 50S ribosomal protein L23 → MDPYKVIIKPVVTEKAVAMIENENKLTFIVDKRATKADIKRAVEAMFEVKVEKVNTLITMKGEKKAYVKLKPEYSASEVAARIGLF, encoded by the coding sequence ATGGATCCGTACAAGGTCATCATCAAGCCGGTCGTCACGGAGAAGGCCGTGGCGATGATCGAGAACGAGAACAAGCTCACCTTCATAGTTGACAAGCGCGCCACCAAGGCCGACATCAAGAGGGCCGTGGAAGCGATGTTCGAGGTCAAGGTCGAGAAGGTCAACACCCTCATAACCATGAAGGGAGAGAAGAAGGCCTACGTGAAGCTTAAGCCTGAGTACAGCGCAAGTGAGGTTGCTGCCAGGATAGGATTGTTCTGA